The DNA window CAGACCAGGGGCTGCACGTCGCGGACGGACTTGAAGGTCTTGCCGTACCAGCCGGCCTTTTCCAGTTGGCCGTTCATCTTGTGGCCGGTCTGGAATTCGCCGCCCTTCCACTCGCCGAGCATCCCCTCGATCGTCGCGGGCTGAAGTTGGGCCCAGAATTCGTCGAGCTCGGAATCCGCGATGTCGCCGCTGCGCTCTTTGAACTCGGTGAACTTCTTCCGCGCGAGGTCCACGGACGACTCCTTACGATTCGGTGCGGGCAATCCAATCGCGGGCAAAATGCAGCAGGGCGTCATTTTCCTCCGGCGCGCCAATCGTGACACGGACGCCTTCGGCCGCGAACGGCCGCACCACCAGATGGGCGTCGGCGGCCTGCTCGGTGAAGTCCATGGTGCGCTCGCCCAGCGGCAGCCAGACGAAGTTGGCCTGTGACGGGGGCAGCTCGAATCCGGCGTCGCGCAGAGCGTCGCT is part of the Mycobacterium mantenii genome and encodes:
- a CDS encoding DUF4334 domain-containing protein; this translates as MDLARKKFTEFKERSGDIADSELDEFWAQLQPATIEGMLGEWKGGEFQTGHKMNGQLEKAGWYGKTFKSVRDVQPLVCLDADGNKFSNVEMGKGEASLWLEEFRGEVTATMVYDGQPVHDHFKKIDDDAVMGIMNGKGVRDNGKYYYFYLERE